From the genome of Chaetodon trifascialis isolate fChaTrf1 chromosome 4, fChaTrf1.hap1, whole genome shotgun sequence:
TCCTATTGTTAAAATTTGCCCCAGTGTTTTCCAGTTAGAATCTGCTCCACACAGATAAATGCAGAGAGATTTTGTAAAAGATATGCTATAATATAAGCATGTGTCCTGCTGAGATATAATGTAGACATTCTGTCTTAATGTCCCACActcttgtgtgtttcagatcCCAAGGTGAGCTGATGTcttgttgtgtctgtctgtccaactAGAAGAGCTCAGTGTTCAGAGGGAACTCCTGactgagaaacacaaaatgtctGCTGCTAACACCAGCCCGCTgatcctcgccctcctcctcctcttaccCTCGGTAAGctgatttcttttgatttttgtaATTTCAAGGATAAGGTGTCTAATCTACCTtcagtttctgtgtgtatgACTAAGCAGTCCTGTCTACGAGCAGCTAAAATGATCCACATGCAAACAGGCTCAGCAACAGGTGGAGCTGAGCATGAATAAATTCAGCAAACAAGGGTTGAGTCCTGATTTTTATGCACTTGTACAGTCATTCACATCGTTAAAGTAACCATATGAAGTGTCTGCATCAATAATTTATTGATCCGTGTGTGGCAGGAAAGATGGACAAAGATGCATtctcatcatttattcattgttcATTCAGCATTATTCCTGTCCGTTAAATCTATGAGGAACATGGAGGTCCTTGCAgactcctcccccctcctccaaGAAAAGCTGTCAGGAAGGCAATCATCACTCTTGAGCTTAAGTGTTGTCTGAGAAACTGTGAGATAAGGTTCAGAGAAGATGGTGGACAACGGCAAGGGGTATAAAAGAGGCTTGAGAAggaagattgaaaaaaaaaatgttagtgTTTGTGcacaatatacaatatattaGACTACTTTTGTTATTGTAGGTATGTTaagagtgacagagacagaaacagagctgaacagatggacaaagtgtgagaatgaaaatgacactgatCCACCAGCTGAGTTATGTGTTGATCGCTCTAGTGATGCTGACATTGCATGACACTGCAGAGTCCAAATGGAtgtattttcagatgttttggTTTATCATCACCAAcagtctgtgtgtaaatgtggaAGTCTTAAAACACCAATTGAAAACGGTTATTACAAAGATTTTGAGGGTGAAAAACATTATCAACATTATGCTTCCTGAAGACATCAGTACTTAGTGGTACCTGGACAGTGCTTTGTCCGTATACCTAATGCTCATAATGCCAAAGTTTTAGACAGACCATCAGGAAATGGAGACAAATTTCACTGCACTTGCCAACACTGATTAAAACCTTGTGCATTTGTTTCTCCCGGAGTTGAAGTTTGATGTTGGAGCAAGTGATAACAGCACAGCCCAGAGAATATGTGTAACCTTAagttaaaaatagaaatatgtATTGATGTGTtctgaagtgtgttttgttgtgacTCTATTTTTGTTCCATTCCTCTTTTATGGACACCTGAAAAGCTTAAATTTACCTACAAAACCCAACTATGTTTCCGAATGATCATAATCATACAATATTACATTGTTTTGCTAAATACATTTTGGAGGAAACATAACAGCTTAACAAGATTGCATTTTTTGTAGGTCAGGAAATGTCACGTTCTTATACCACACAAAGGTTGTAGGGATGTGGTGGTTGTGGATGACAGGTTTAGGCTAATGAAATACATTAGTTGAAGTCAGTGAAAGATTGTGGTCTGGTTGAAtatgacacataaacacatcctGTCTCATGTCACCTTTGACTTTGATGCAATTGAAAAAGGCTATTTAAGGTTTTTGGAGCGCAAGGTCAAGCATGACCTTGCTGACATCAAGGGACAGCTGGCTCACTgtaaaacagcagacagatccCAGCTGGAGATCAGGATGGAGGAGCTGCCGCAAAGTGGAgctgtgagagaggagagagaggagcccTGAAAGGCATGGAGGAGGCTCTGACTGCACCCATCCACTGAAGGCTAACACTAAAGAACTGAATCTGATGCTTGAGGTGTTTCAGGCTGAGAAGGagtgaagaagacaaaaagagcCTTCACAAGAAGTTGGATAAAATGAAGGAAAAGCTCTAGAGCTTGCTCTAAAGCAGATCCTCTGGAAAAAGTTTTTATCTTTGAGAGGTGAGAACCAGAAGGTCCAGAATCAAGTTGGCATGCTGGAAGAAGCACTCCtgaaacagcaggaggagcCTGAAAATGTCCTGAAGACAACGCAGTCTTTGCAAACGGCTCAGTATGAAAACCAGATCACACCTGCTCTGCAAAAGGCAAGGGATCAGCTTGACAGTGATCAGCTGAGTGGGAAGTTCCCCttgcaggaagcagcagaccATGCAGGAGAACccagtgaaatggaaaaaggcTCTCAGCTGCTCAAAGATCTTGAGAATCTCGTAAAAGAAAAGttgcaggaaaaaacaaaaagattagATGAGGAAATATGAACACACAGTCAATATAGAGCATCGCATTGAAAATTGTAATATATTGAAATATCAGTGGACAGTAAGCATGATATAATGTTACTGGATTAGCTTTAAATATTGTATGACAGATGCTCACAGTCAGTCCTGTACATGTACTGTGAAGCTGATCATGCTGGGTGAACACAGTGTGACCTAATTAGATATAGTGAAGTGATTTAGGGCAGACAGATATGATATAATTAGTCACAGGAGATTATacagaggagaaataaacacagaagcacagaaaCCATTCTTTAAACTTTCCAAGACTCACACAGTGTCTTTGGCCTCTGAACACTAATCACGTTAGCAACCCTGTGGCCAAGAATTAAGTTCATATGCACTTAATCTGTGTTAACAATccatgttcagcagcagcattcaaTGCCAAAGAACGAAGTAGAGGCTCTAATATGAAGCAGTGATAATCGAGGAAGTGGGGTCTGAGGGGTTAATGTGGACACTGGCGGTTGAGGTTGGAATCGCATTTCACACTGTTagtgttgatatttttaataaCTAAATTGTAGTCAGCACGCTTAACTTTGTTTGGTTAGATGTTATATCTCAGAATGTAGAAGCTCAGAACTGATCAGCAGGATAAAACTTCAGTTATATGATGTAGTTTTTTTAACAGTTAACCAGCCTCAACACTTCCACATGcctccatttatttatttattttctctgttctgtgtgggtgtgtactAACTGTGTGATTGATTGACATCTCTGTTAGATTTGCTGCAACTGGGGAGGCAAGACAGTAGCTTGGTGACCTGATGTGATGCTGCTTTCAAATGGAACTCGAGAGCTTTTGGTTACAACATGGGTAATCATGTACGTTATATGTTTGGTGTTCAGGTGGTTAAGTTGTGAGAACACTGTAGCGAGACAGTGGCAACATGGATGCACTATTGGCATCTAGAAGCCACAGAGGCTAACATTTTTGCAAGCTAGCGAGGGGGCAAGATAATGCAGGAAATGCTAAAGCAtaatgacagaggaaaaagctgAGGCTGTTGGGAATATCAGCATTTTCCTCAAGAAAAACTCTATATGGCTAAAATTACAATATGTCAGCTCACCAAGTACTGAAGGGATGTCTCCACACAAGTTTAACCTGTGCAGAGGTCTAATCAGGTGGGCTCAgggaaaacacctgtgtgagtgtgcaagACCTTTTAactgagtgcttttactttccTAACTTTCAATTTACCTCAATCGTCTTTAGTTGCTGTTGGTAAATGTTGTAAGTGTAATTTGCATCTGCACAAATCAtgtcgggctgcacggtggcacagcaggtagtgtgcctcacagcaagaaggtcgcaggttcgatttcccgggtcgggcctttctgtgtgaagtttgcatgttcttcccgtgcatgcgtgggttctctccgggcactccggctgcctcccacagaccaaaaacatgctcattaggttgattggtgactctaaattgcccctaggcatgagtgtgagcgtgaatggtatgtgctggcgaccggtccagggtgtacccgcctctcgcccgttgacagccgagataggctccggcccccccgcgaccccgaaaaggataagcggcatagaaaatggatggatggacaaatcATGTCATCAATGGCTTTCAATTTGGCGTTCAATTACACATGAAGCAGTTATTAgacaacattatcattcatgttGTGAAGTCCAAGAttctctctccttttagctccatTTGGGTTTCCACcaactgcagagaaaaatatttGACTGTTCTGCTGGAAGATGCAGTTAACTTTGCCTGTTGGTGCTGGATGAGTTGTGTGTTGTGGGCTTTATCAGAGGcattctgaaaacagctgtctgctgctgttggaaACAAGATTGATGAAAGCGATTAAGCTGAGCAAAAACACTCTTTTTATATTGCATAAGCAGTAGTCATTTAATTTGCTGatataaaaatactgatgaGTGCAGCTTTGAAGATGAAGGCTGATGGTGGTGGTTAATCTAATCCATTATGCAGGTAAAAAGCGAcagcattattttttttctgtcaaatcCAATCATGTGACTACTGTCTACAGTGTCTAACAAATGGTTTATGATGCAAAAATGTCCACAGCCATGTAACAGTGGTCCAGAGAATGTCATCAACTCAGCCATCTGTGCTTTTACTGCCAGTGTATTCAGTTCAAGTGTACCTCTGCAGGAACGGTACTGTACATAAATCATCCAGCAGATTTGTGTTCCGTGACACTCGTTTCACACAATGCCCCAAAACCACTGTGTCTCTATTACTGTGGTAAATCTTCAGTGCATGAATCCCAGGCGAGTGCTGCTGACGTCAGCGAATAAATGCTATATAAGTGCCCCTCTGCTCCAACTCGTAAAGCTGTGACGTGGTGTCTCCAGGACTGACgccaacacagagacacaggtcTTCTTACCAGACAGCACCTCCACAACTTCCTTAGTCCCAATGACAGCCCAGCATTGTGCAGCTGTCAAAGAGGATACGAATGAGGCGTCTCTGGACGTGACCCCGTAGCTTTGGGACTCTGGCTGTTGCTGTGATTTCTGGCTGAGGTTGTGTGTACAAGCTTAAACTGTCTTCTGTGTATATCGGTTCTTAACCAATTCAGTGTCTGGCACGGCGTTGGTGAAAAGTGCACATCTGATAGCCATTCCTGCCTTGTTTTCATTAGAGTAATGCCCTTCCTCTGGGTCAGTTAGCGTGCAGTGACCGCCAGCAGCTCTGAAATGGTTTGTTTAATTGGCTGAATGTTTAAACAAATCCCAGAGCTAAGACCTTTTGCAAACTGTGGTGTGAACCGCATGGTGAAACTAATGAAGCAGCCTCTTCCATTTCACTTTTGGGTCTTTCCTCTATGCTCTGATCTAATCTTCAGCCACTTgactgtctctttctctctctgtggtgtgtgtatgtctctgtgtgtgttcatattgtTTTCCAGGTTTCTGGCCAACAGGTCCCCGCAAACTGTGTGATCAAGAGGGAGCAGGAGAAGTGCATGGAAATGATAGCCTTGGATGATCCTGGGAACGATCCAGAATTTGGTAGGTTTTtctaagtgtgtgtttatatagtTTTTAATCCCTTCCCCTCATGTTAACCACTGTTTAGTGATGTTGTAACAGTTGTCAACACAggctaattaaaatgaaaagaagaataaatacacagatAAAAAACAAGAACATCTTCAGGGCTTCCATACTAATGAGTGGGAGATAATTCAGCAAATTGTAGTTGACTCTGACCTGCTTGTCTGCAAAGAGAGATCATTAGAAAGACTTCAcagtttgcttgtgtgtgtctgtgatatgtagcaggaaaaacaaaagcatggcCAGCACAGAAATTCAGCGAACCACATGaactttttgtctttcactctgTGCCTCTTTcttcagagagggagaggcagagattttaatttgcagcatttcaTGATGGTGATGCTTAAAATTAAAGTTGATCAGTGAGACAGCCAGTGACAGGCGCCTCTCTTTGCTGATTATATGATGGATGAGGGGAAGATCAGACTGAGAGAGGCCAATTTGTGCCACTTCTTAGCTTTGTTCAGCAGTCTCTTTAGGTTTGGTGTGGCCctccaaaaacagagctacaaGGAGGGAAATAACTCCTCTACTATGTAGGATGCCACTTCCAACTTGTGCACATCATCAGAATatgacagtgaaacagaaatcaTGTGTAAACCCTGCTTAAACTGAGGCACTAAAACTTCTTGGTttggtttaggaaaagatcatagCTTGGCCGTAAAAAGCACATGACTGTTACGTATGTGTTGtaatttaaaaatgtgactttcaTTTTTACATGGGACATAAACAGCAGTCTCCTGGATGAAAgtcatgtgtttgtatgcagaCTTTATTGCTCTTTATACTCTACCACCTGACTTCCACCCAGATGCCACAGACAACCTATACAGTTGTTTATCTGATGAGGACAGGCTGACATTACCCAGGGGTGACTATGTGACGCAAGTCGGCTCGCCTGCCTGCCTACTTACTGGCAGCTTGAAGTCAACAGCAATGATTCCCCCTTCGCTCCTTCAACCATCTATCCATTACTTTGAAAtaactgtttcagctgttttttcacTGTTATTGGCTATTTCAATCATTTATACATAATTTTTAGATATCTATTTAAACGGGGTATCCACTGCTTCTATTATATCTATTTTATTCTTTCATCCATTGCCATCCACTTCTCTGCTCACTTGCTAACTGGTTTTCACACACTCTTAGTTGCACCATCTGGTGCATTACATTTATTACTTGTCAAATTAGCTGAGCTACCCCACAATCTTTCCACATACTTTTTACTTGCAGCAGAGTATTTTTAGAATGTGGTGTTAGTACTTTCATCTgagtgaaggatctgaatactccTCCAGCACTGCAAACTATTACTGTATGAATAGCCCTTCATGGTGCTGAATCTTCAattggatggagagagggacagCTTGTCCAGACAGATTTTCACATTAGACCACTGGCTCCAGATTCCTTCAATTCAGGTCAGTTATTCTGTTACATTTAAGGAAAAACAGGGATGGTTTTTAGGATAAGGTTTAATCTAAAGTTGACTGTTTTAGGTCAGTCACAAAATGGATCAAACACATTTAAGCAGTCACTGGATGCACTGCAAGTCAGTTGGAGCTGGCAACGGGTAACACAATGTCTCAGTAAAAGGATGCTGGTAAGGAAAACTCAGTATCCTTGTTTGCTATGATGGTATACACATCATAGCACATCATAACATTAGAACTTTAGATAACATTTTTGCGTGGCATTTCAAGCATTGAAGGATGGCTAATTACTCTGTGAAACGATATCAGCTGTCTGAAAAGTAACAGACATTGTTAATGTGTTTAACTGGGAACTGTTATATTAATATCAGCTTGTTGTAAAGTGCAGTAGCGTGAAAGCTAGTATATATGCACAACAGACTAGCACTGTCTTTTTAAACATGTTATTGGTTTTGTAGTGACACATACTAGTTTGGAAGCCGTGGTGGAGTACTGGATACAAAGCTGAGCGGCTTAACTAAGTCACAAATTAAATTTGGAAATGAGACCATCCTCTTTTAGCTTCTGCATTGCAGTATGCACCACTAATACAAACCCAAATGATTGTTCACAGTATCTTTACCATAGTTTGTCTATATGCAGCCATTGTTTGCAGCTTCCATGATTGTGTCCCATCGAGACTGATTTCTAAACTTAGCATTCAGCTAAAAAGTGCATAAAGTCTCTGTTCGCATTTCTCTAATATCCTCTTTCTGTGTTGCCTTtagtctttctctgtctctttcaaaAACCAATGCTTCTATCAAATTTTTTTATCTGAAATAAAAAGATGCAGCAACAGAACATCGATACACAAGCCACACTAGCAGGACATGCTAAACATAACTGATTAATTGAAAAGACATTTCTTCATAATGCCTGCTGGCATAGGAGCTGACATTTCAGCTACCACCTGACAGTGTCAAGGATCTGCGATTTAAATCAATGTTAAATGAATTGCAGGTGGGCCTTTTTTCCTTAAATGAACATATGGATTTTTAGACAGGTGTTTGTCTACCTGCTGTGTCCTCAGGCTGTCCGTGGATGTGGGACAACCTGACATGTTGGCATCCTGCCAGGATTGGTGAGGTGGTCGAAGTCAACTGTCCTGAACTCTTCTATCAGTTCATGAGTGAAGAAGACTACGGTCAGTTACAAAGGACTTCTCACACATAGTTACAATTCTGTGATTTTGTCGGATGTTTTGAGGCTCCCTGATTTTTGGTCTTGTTGCAGCGTGGGGATTGGAGTGTGTAATGCCATTTCAGTGAGCTGGAGATTCACTGTGCTTAAATTAAAGAATCACTCATTCAAATTTATGAATGggtgtgggtgtttctgtgtgttcttgtgcaCAATTAGAGTTGAGACCCATGCAAGTCCTGACTTTTTACAGAAATAAGGATGTTTTTTGAAAGCAAGGGCATGTTCTGAATTTGATTATAGGGTGTTTGAATTAAAAGCAACGGAATGTATTATATCAGTGAGTGTCCTCGCAATTACaggatgtgtgagtgtgagtttgCATGTAATAAATTCATTATGTCATCATGTAAACATTTCAGTGTAAAGACATGCATATACTGGAGGTGGTTATCTTGTGTACCTTAACTCCAGCTCTCACTGAAATACTTCATGTTGGAGGGACTGCTTGTCTTCCTAAATTCATTCTATAAATAAGGCTGTTTGCCATAATCAGATAAAGTGTCCTGTGTCTATAGAGGTGGGGACGGTCAGTCGTAACTGCACTGAGTTTGGCTGGTCAGAGACCTTCCCTCATTATGTCGACGCCTGCCTGTATGAGGAAGGAAACAGCAGCCATTCGGTAAGTACATTACAGCGTCTGCAGGTGTGCCGATTCAAGCTTTCAGTGAGATTTTATATGAAAATTACTTTGCTGTTTGCTCAGTTTTTGTTCAGCTTGTGTTTCCGTTTCAGAACATGTATTATGTGTCAGTGAAGGCTCTGTACACTGTGGGTTACAGCACCTCTTTGGTCTCCCTCACCATGGCCATGGTCATCCTGTGCAGGTTCAGGTGAGACATTTGGTGGTCATGGTGGATGATACTGCAGCTGGGAGGGGTGGCGTTTAACTGAGGTTtacagacagacaagaaaactTAAGGGATAAGAAGTGGtggatgtgtttttcttgctcatAGATATCAAGGTTTTAAGACTCTTCAttgatgcttgtttttttttcaattgtaTTATTAATACTACCACATTgttaccactactactactactactgctgttTCTGGTGTTGCTGCAACCACTTCTACAGCAGTGCTGATCATGCTTATCATGCTGCTactcttcagctgctgaagagctactactattactaccagtgctgctgctgctgctaatgctaTTACAGCTGCAGTCAAgactacaactactactacagtACTAATATCACTGTGGCTATTAGTACAATTACAATAATCACTTCAGCCCCTGCTGTAATGGTTTCTACTGCTACTACATCtaccacagctgctgctgttgtgtacCTTCTCCTGCATTGTGTTAACTAATACTGTAAAGAACATGAACAGCAATAAAAAGCAGTAGAGGTGTTTATCAGTAGCAGTACACACATGTCACAGTGTTGTTCCTCTGCATgcaatgcttttttaaaatgatgctcggtatgtttatgtgtgtttttctacacAGGAAGCTGCACTGTACCAGGAACTTCATCCACATGAACCTATTTGTGTCGTTCATCTTAAGAGCTATTTCGGTGTTCATTAAAGACGGCGTTCTGTACGCCAAAGAGGACAGTGAGCACTGCTTCATACACACTGTGAGTAACACAAACACGCCTGCACACATGCCCACTTTGCTCTCCCTGCTCATGTTAACAGGCAGCAGATGAACTGCACAAACTGTACAATGTTCATTTAGGTTTCCTTGTGCTGTGTCTCCTCTCACATTAACCCTTGTTGTCTTTTCCTTAAAGCTGGAGTGTCGAGCAGTGATGATATTCTTCCATTACTGTGTCCTCTCTAACTACTTCTGGCTCTTCATTGAGGGCCTGTACCTCTTCACTTTACTGGTTGAGACCTTCTTCCCTGAAAAGAGATATTTCTACTGGTACATCATCATTGGTTGGGGTGAGACATCAACCACATCTCTAACACACACCAGATTTCTGATCAGTGCTTAATTCCAGCTGTGGATGCATTTATAATTTATTCATGTCTGTGTCATTCACAACAGGAACccccacagtgtgtgtgaccatCTGGGCGGTGCTGAGGCTACACTTCAATGATATAGGGTAGGTTATGGACAACGGAGCTCAGTATCATGTTGAAGCTTGTCTGATCAGCACTGAATATGTTGTTTTATCGTCCTGCTCTCTCAGGTGTTGGGATGTGAATGACAATGCTGCCATCTGGTGGGTGATCAAGGGACCTGTGCTGGCTTCAATTATGGTACATTATCGCCCTGTTTGAGTAATGACgacataatgaaaacaatctttCCGTTGCCCAATATAGATTTTCTGCATTACAATTTTTCTGCAGGTCAACTTTGTGCTCTTCATTggaatcatcatcatccttgTCCAAAAGTTACAGTCCCCAGACATCGGAGGAAATGAATCCAGTATTTACCTGTGAGTAATTTTACACgtacttttcattttgtatttctgcctgatgttaaaatgtttcatgaacTGAAATTATGCTGATTATTTCAAGATGACTCTTTTGTtctaaatatcaaatatcatGAGACCACACATACAACATACCAGTATTAATCAAATCTGTGCTTTGAGATACTTTTAGTTCTCTGCTGCTTGTATGCTCTCTTTAAAAGGTCTGCATTTAAACTACGTAAGACATCAAACATGTTTGGATTGATATATTCAATTGTGAGTAGTCACCCTGACAAAGTAATCCGTCACTAGTTAACGATTACTCTCCGAAAGTACTTAATGATTAGTAGTGAGGAAAGTAATCCCATTGCCTGTCAGGTATGAAGTAAATGTCTGAGCAGTCCAAACTTTTCGTACTAGTGAAATACAAGATAATCATTAACATTAACTTGACTTGAAGTCTCATTGCCTTCATCTAAATTCATCTGGGATTTAATCATGATAGCAGAATAatctaaaatgaaatatttaactAAGATGAACAAATGTATATTCtattcaccatcatcatcatcatcatcatcatcatcatcatcatggctgCCAGTTTACTCAGTCTCTCTTTGCATTGTATTGTTTTAGCGGCATATTTTAGCACAGAAACTTATAGTATTTGTTTAGGAAATGCTGTCACTGCAGTCAGCTGCTACATGCTGTTCATGCAGGTCCCTATCCAGTATCGTCCTGTTACATTCAGTACTGCACATCACCTTCTGCAGGCTGTAGTATCATCATGACCTCTTCTCAACCAAAATCACTGCCTCTGTATTTCTGTCACAGCGCAGCACTGCTCTGGTGATGTTTTCAGGTCCTCTAATAGCTCTGTTGACACTGCTGAATTTGTTGGCtgatttccagcagcaggacttGAGAATCAGTGGTGGGGTAACATTTAGCATATGGCAATTTCAGCGTAGATTATGCTGACAATGAAATCTCATGAACCTCAAGAACAGGTGAGATTCATCAGGTGGAAAGTACTGATTTACAACAAGTTTGTCCAGTAAAGAGAGTTTTGTGAACCCTGCTTGGATCACTCTTACATGCAGTCCTCACAGGAAAAACTAAGAGGTTCAGGAGGAGAACACAACAATGTTGTTGCTTGAAGGCCACTGAGTTTGAAATGTGAGAATTGTAATGCAGTAATACACGTTTCATCAGGCCTGTAACTGTAATGtaattacaaataaaaacagtaagtAGATTACAGTGACTGCGGGCAGAAAGACCAGGGTCATGTCACAATGTAGAAATTCTTTAACCAGTGAGAACCATGAACACTCTTTATACCCTGAGGAAGTATATAAAATAATACATCCAAATGTGTAAACTGCACCA
Proteins encoded in this window:
- the adcyap1r1b gene encoding pituitary adenylate cyclase-activating polypeptide type I receptor isoform X1; translated protein: MSAANTSPLILALLLLLPSVSGQQVPANCVIKREQEKCMEMIALDDPGNDPEFGCPWMWDNLTCWHPARIGEVVEVNCPELFYQFMSEEDYEVGTVSRNCTEFGWSETFPHYVDACLYEEGNSSHSNMYYVSVKALYTVGYSTSLVSLTMAMVILCRFRKLHCTRNFIHMNLFVSFILRAISVFIKDGVLYAKEDSEHCFIHTLECRAVMIFFHYCVLSNYFWLFIEGLYLFTLLVETFFPEKRYFYWYIIIGWGTPTVCVTIWAVLRLHFNDIGCWDVNDNAAIWWVIKGPVLASIMVNFVLFIGIIIILVQKLQSPDIGGNESSIYLRLARSTLLLIPLFGIHYTVFAFSPENVSKRERLVFELGLGSFQGFVVAVLYCFLNGEYIPQGAIGDQEEMAQLDGEQVLCCGPEAPASFAGEQWGERGHAAVHPQQEQLADPHVQPAGRDPGHLSCTGGEATSGDDDGSGLDTAKPTAPTLVPMTSLTNPFLNPYPNPYPNETMMETQLNSSDPEQPLV
- the adcyap1r1b gene encoding pituitary adenylate cyclase-activating polypeptide type I receptor isoform X2; translation: MSAANTSPLILALLLLLPSVSGQQVPANCVIKREQEKCMEMIALDDPGNDPEFGCPWMWDNLTCWHPARIGEVVEVNCPELFYQFMSEEDYEVGTVSRNCTEFGWSETFPHYVDACLYEEGNSSHSNMYYVSVKALYTVGYSTSLVSLTMAMVILCRFRKLHCTRNFIHMNLFVSFILRAISVFIKDGVLYAKEDSEHCFIHTLECRAVMIFFHYCVLSNYFWLFIEGLYLFTLLVETFFPEKRYFYWYIIIGWGTPTVCVTIWAVLRLHFNDIGCWDVNDNAAIWWVIKGPVLASIMVNFVLFIGIIIILVQKLQSPDIGGNESSIYLRLARSTLLLIPLFGIHYTVFAFSPENVSKRERLVFELGLGSFQGFVVAVLYCFLNGEVQSEIKRKWRSWTVNRYFAVDLKHRHPSLASSGVNGGTQLSILSKSSSQIRMSSLQAETPAT